AGTCTGGACGGTGAGTTGACGTCCACTGGCCAAGCGGAATCTAGAcacatttatgtaaatttaatataaattaattaaatttacaatatcatatataaataatatgtcttttaaaaaaaataatatatgtgatGTTAGAATTTAAATACATACTAATGTAAATTgtcttaaaagaaaaaagaataataaaacaATAGAAAATTGAGGAGATGGTAAAGAGAGTTCCAGGAGGATCCTCACCGGATCCTTTTTGGAGGATTTCGggggatcctccaatcacatctATTTATCATATATCGTACGATCAAAaatcattataatttttttatttaaaattgaatataaacagtatctGACAAAAATTAAcggcacgatgtacgatgaatgaatgtgattggaggatctcTGATccggaatcctcacaaaaagaatcCGACGAGAATCTTCTCTCAAGATAGAGTTATTATTCTTTTTACCAGTTTTTGTAAATGGtcttaaaagaaataaaaaaaatggtaaagaGGAAACTCGTGCAACCAAAATAGAGGAGATGGTAAGACCATAAAGAATTCACCCGTTCGTTTAAATTGAAAGTTAATGTGGTGGTTCCCAcccattcatcttcttcctcgcgACTTGCAACATCATTTTTCTGgattgataaaaaatttcagaTCCCTACGTCTTCTCATATGTCGGCCTAGCTTCCGCCCAGACTTGCATAGCTCTGCCTAGACCCGCCTAATCCCACCTAGCGTCTGCCTAATATGTTTTCCGATTTTGCGATCGATTAGGAATTAATGGCAGGGCCCGGTAACCGTCCAGCGCCTAGGCAGCTGCCTAGGCCAATTTTTAGAACACTATGTTCAATCGAGAGTTGCAACCTAAACCGTCTATGCaccttttcttattttttaagtgcctattaattaattatagcAATGGTCACTAAATGCGAGGTCTAGACAGCACTAACATTGAACATGACATTATGCAAAGTTGTGCACCTTCTAATTTATTGTCATAAACCTAGGTGTACAATTTTACTCGAAGCAGTGCTAGTAACTTTTGTTCTCTaccaaaatgggcaaatatatttgttcaaacatccatctcgtataccaaaaaaaaaataaataaataaaaaaaaaatcttctccTGCTTGGGCCCATTGAGGCCCAATACTAAACCATTATCAGATGTAGGCTTCTCACAATTCAACAACAAAATCTATATGGCCCACACGATTACACAACAGAGTGCAGAGAGAGAGTGCGTCTGAGTCATACAGTTCTCCCTCTAAGATCTCGAAGCGAATCCGCCTATCAAGCTCTCAGTCGCCATCGCCGGAAAATCCACTCCAATCTGCAGGTCTCtccctccttctctctctctctctctctcgctctctctctttcactctctctctctctctctctctctctctctctctctctaatattGCGCCCTGCCTCAAAATCTAGAATCTTTAAAAACCTCGGCAGCTCCAAACACATTCTGGTAACTCGTACTTCAAGAACCCAGTTGGTCTTTCGAGTCGGTTAAAATCCTAGTAAACTGCTTGGTTTCAAAAAAATGCGAACCCAACAAACAGTGTCTTTTTGTGTGTGTTTATTATCTAACTTAATTGAAAAAGGAGCTTGAGCTCATGTGAAATTTGCCACATTATCTTATCTGTTCTCGTTGGTTGGTTGGTTTTAGAATTCCGAAGTGTAAATATCTCAGCTTTGAGATATGATGATCGCCGCGGTGGCGCTGGTGGCGGTTATCCTTCTGGTAGCTTTCTTTTTGATCCCACGAGGCCCAAAATATGGTATTTTCTTCTTGGTTAAtcttgaaaaacaaaataaagttgTACTAGATTCAAAAGATTCAACTtttataactaaaaaaaatgtttgtttCGATGCAGGGAAAGTAAAGAAAGTTCTGTCGAATGAGAAGGTAATTGTAATTATTAGCAACATTAACACCCAAAAATTAAGATTGTTTTTTAAGGAACTGTTTGTGTTACCTTAATTTTCTGGTTTTCTTCAGCCGGCCAGAGTGTACACGAAAGCTGATGTCTCGTTGCATAACAAGCGAACGGATTGTTGGATAATTATTAAAGACAAGGTAACATTTCGATTTTTCAGTTCCTTAGGCTCTCTTGTTTTCCATGGATTCACACTTGCATAATCCTTGTGTTAACAACAAACGTTGTAGGTATATGATATTACCTCGTACGTAGAGGAGCACCCGGGTGGTGATGCCATTTTAGATCATGCTGGGGATGATTCGACTGAAGGGTTTTTCGGGTGAGTATCGCTTGTTTTCGTTGTCACTAGATGGAAGCTTTTTTTCTTCACTCACACTCGTGGTTCCATCCCTAAATTCTTACGACAAAGTCTTACTCACCAACTGATAATTTCATGATCGATTATTTCGCCGGATGTGTGTTGATTAATGTATGTGACTGCATAATATTCAGAAAAGCCTTGTCCATCTACTTGGGATTGATTACTGATGTATGTTTAGGAGAAGCTCCGAACATAGTGTCTC
This is a stretch of genomic DNA from Malus domestica chromosome 02, GDT2T_hap1. It encodes these proteins:
- the LOC103406788 gene encoding cytochrome B5-like protein; its protein translation is MMIAAVALVAVILLVAFFLIPRGPKYGKVKKVLSNEKPARVYTKADVSLHNKRTDCWIIIKDKVYDITSYVEEHPGGDAILDHAGDDSTEGFFGPQHATRVFDMIDDFYIGDLVL